From a single Planctellipticum variicoloris genomic region:
- a CDS encoding transketolase C-terminal domain-containing protein has translation MSSSADVPCRVWNIGRKDCRGGGSEMNQIDWERTGDSQPAGAGWLRPHIEFGQSEVLRGQPEQDQARPATVDSETLADFVCRGVHGWLNMRLQPLTVVSLVPQSLLPRLSEEGDSRVFWAENDAGSALQWALSLVGRKQRVVVLISARQLRQHLDEICGGIGTRLLLIVILTPDDDSEAGGRGLSPNESCLSMLSLLPWKSVMVPADPFDCREMVSLVASAVEPTAILVSARPRLPIAFPDSRTSIQFGRSECLFRGGEVVLAAIGESVAPAVAAARRLTASGQTVSVLNLRFAAPFDHRTLAREVRDAKRLYVIDAGAKPSSVLTPLQGEILRSLRRIGWPTSSRQIVLHGPITPETLESHVDQIVQSVRNSGFAARDRDLHSSPNQPMKRAGLDSFGFSLSSLRHEHEAVQATVLSPQIEAWYQTYSTVGPRGRYLWQWCQHGAYLTTLPCVREDLVQHVCETKVLSIMLCVLLDDVADEQGRETLLDVLFRIIEPQEGVDLSGLSAPDRRWAKVTRELATTYHERIRECPLYAEYADLLNFDQQQYFNTMRYSSLLNRHLNLLNPTEHDLYLPHAMHMMSFSTLDLMCSPGFPAEDLGRLREALWQLQCMGRVGNLLSTWRREIPQSDFTSGVFARAVVSGDLTVSDLANPSPHFVEDAVVDGRHERHFARRWHSHRHRYIRKARDIRSLDWKKLLEGNERFFRMHLGSRGLI, from the coding sequence ATGTCCTCAAGTGCGGATGTCCCCTGCCGGGTGTGGAATATCGGCCGCAAGGACTGTCGGGGAGGCGGATCGGAAATGAACCAGATCGACTGGGAACGGACGGGCGATTCGCAACCTGCCGGGGCTGGCTGGTTGCGTCCGCATATTGAGTTTGGTCAGTCCGAGGTGCTCCGTGGTCAGCCCGAGCAGGATCAGGCCCGCCCGGCCACGGTGGACTCGGAAACTCTGGCAGACTTTGTGTGCCGCGGTGTGCACGGCTGGCTGAATATGCGGCTGCAACCGCTCACTGTCGTGTCGCTCGTGCCGCAGAGCCTGCTCCCGCGGCTTTCGGAAGAGGGCGACAGCAGGGTCTTCTGGGCAGAGAACGACGCAGGCTCAGCCCTGCAGTGGGCGCTGTCCCTCGTCGGACGCAAGCAACGCGTCGTCGTCTTGATCTCGGCCCGCCAGCTCCGCCAGCACCTGGACGAAATCTGCGGCGGTATCGGAACACGCCTGCTGCTCATCGTCATTTTGACGCCGGACGACGACTCCGAAGCAGGCGGCCGCGGCCTGTCGCCCAATGAATCCTGCCTCTCAATGCTGAGCCTGCTCCCCTGGAAATCCGTGATGGTCCCGGCAGATCCCTTTGACTGCCGGGAAATGGTGTCACTGGTCGCCTCCGCCGTTGAGCCGACCGCAATTCTCGTTTCCGCACGGCCGCGGCTGCCGATTGCGTTTCCCGACTCGCGAACGTCGATCCAGTTCGGAAGATCCGAGTGTCTGTTTCGAGGCGGCGAGGTGGTCCTGGCGGCGATCGGCGAATCCGTCGCGCCGGCGGTGGCGGCAGCTCGTCGGCTGACGGCATCCGGGCAAACGGTTTCGGTGCTGAACCTGCGCTTTGCCGCGCCCTTCGATCACCGGACCCTGGCCCGGGAAGTTCGCGATGCGAAGCGACTCTACGTCATCGATGCCGGCGCAAAGCCATCGTCGGTCCTGACACCTCTCCAGGGAGAGATCCTGCGGTCCCTGCGACGGATCGGATGGCCGACTTCATCGCGGCAGATCGTGCTGCATGGCCCGATCACTCCCGAAACCCTGGAGTCGCACGTCGATCAGATCGTCCAGTCCGTCCGCAACTCGGGATTTGCGGCGAGAGATCGAGACCTTCACTCCTCGCCCAATCAGCCGATGAAACGCGCCGGGCTCGACAGCTTCGGATTCTCTCTCTCGTCCCTGAGGCACGAGCACGAAGCGGTCCAGGCCACGGTCCTGTCGCCGCAGATCGAAGCCTGGTATCAGACCTACTCGACGGTGGGACCGCGCGGTCGCTACCTGTGGCAATGGTGTCAGCACGGAGCCTATCTGACGACTCTTCCCTGCGTCCGGGAGGACTTGGTTCAGCACGTCTGCGAAACCAAAGTGCTGTCGATCATGCTCTGCGTCCTGCTGGACGACGTCGCCGACGAACAGGGGCGAGAGACCCTGCTCGACGTCCTGTTCCGGATCATTGAACCGCAGGAAGGGGTCGATCTGTCTGGCCTGTCGGCGCCGGACAGGCGCTGGGCGAAGGTCACTCGGGAACTCGCGACGACCTACCACGAACGGATTCGCGAGTGCCCGCTGTATGCGGAATATGCGGATCTGCTCAACTTCGATCAGCAGCAGTATTTCAACACAATGCGGTACTCGAGCCTCCTCAACCGGCATCTGAATCTGCTCAATCCGACCGAGCACGACCTGTATCTCCCACACGCCATGCACATGATGAGCTTCTCGACGCTCGACCTGATGTGCTCGCCCGGATTTCCCGCGGAGGATCTCGGGCGGCTGCGGGAGGCCCTGTGGCAACTCCAGTGCATGGGACGCGTCGGCAATCTGCTCAGCACGTGGCGCCGCGAGATTCCTCAGAGCGATTTCACCAGCGGGGTCTTTGCGCGGGCGGTTGTCTCAGGCGACCTGACTGTCTCGGATCTGGCCAACCCCTCTCCCCACTTTGTCGAAGACGCCGTTGTCGACGGCCGTCACGAACGGCATTTCGCGCGCCGCTGGCACAGCCATCGCCATCGTTACATTCGTAAGGCTCGTGATATCCGCAGTCTGGATTGGAAAAAACTGCTCGAAGGAAACGAGCGATTCTTCCGTATGCATCTGGGCAGCCGAGGCTTGATCTGA